In Vicia villosa cultivar HV-30 ecotype Madison, WI unplaced genomic scaffold, Vvil1.0 ctg.000402F_1_1, whole genome shotgun sequence, the DNA window ATTGGTTGTATGAATTAGTTAGATTGGTATGAACTGTGTAGAATAATTTGTATGATAGCAATAATTATGTTTAGATTTGTGTAGAAtatgttagaattttttttatagaatttatatgattttattatgTATAATAATATGTTGAAATAAAAGAATAATGAAGAAAATGGAAACAACCAAGAATCTTCGGATCTGGAATAAAtgtcattttaaattaaaatattttggattaattataaatttatctaattatgaattttttaaaattaaatttgaatttaaatatttagaatttattataaatatagcatttttaaatatttctgaatttaaattatttattatatttatattattttaaatattaatttaatatttaaaatcatataaatatatttttttggtataTTAAAAAATTTTGCCAGGTTAATTTCACCCggcaaatatttcaaatttcaaattttgctAAGTGTTATTCACCCCGCAACTTTCTGCAATCTGTGATCCCTGCTCTGCTCTGAACTCTGTGAATAACTGCTCTGCTCTGCATTCTGCTGCGTGCATGTCTAGGAAAACGTGTTGCGGGGTGACATTCACATGGCAGCGTTGCGGGGTGATAATCACCTAGAAAAGTTACGAGGTGATTTTATATTGGCAAATAGTTGCGACTATTGTTTTTACAGAGTGTTTTGTCCACTTCGCAATTGATGAATTGCAGGGTGAATTTTGGGTTTGCGGGGTGTTATCCACCTAGCAAATCAGAGTTTTTTTGTAGTGGCAAACCCTGACTACATAGTCAAAATTTTCTTATATACTAGGTACATTATCAACTGTCAGCAACAACTAACTCTTAAAAATCTGACACGTATACTGCTTCATGGGCTTTCGCCTTCTGATTTATTTTCACATGTCATCGACACTTGAACCATTTCAAACCGCCACAATTGTTGAAAACGTCTTTAAGTCATCCAATCCGTGGACTCAAGAATATACTGAGTTCCAAACACATGATTTCATAGGCGAGTCGAACTCATCACATCTGTCAGAAAGGTTAACATCGAATTTGTGACTTGATGTCGAAAGTATGACTTGGTTATCTACACTTAGcattttttatttatcttataTCGCACATTTGTGTCGAAATTTTAAGCTAAAAATCTCAGGCTAATAGATGCCCCCAAAAATGTCATTTTCaatcaatcgaaccaaaccaaaccgaactaaATTGATTAGTTTGGTTCGattccatttttgaaaaatattaaaaatcgaaCCAAATCCCATTGATAGAAATATCATGACCTTTTTTGATCAAAAATTGGTCCAAACCAACCCGGTTACCTCCCTAATACTAATAAAATACAATTATATATCCAAAATTCAACAAcataaagataaaaatatatcCTTCCTTATTCTAAATTTCACgtacaaacacaaaaaataaaaaaaattaacaatttcacaaaaaaataaaaaacaaacgaTATTACACGATCTGTACCAACGCAGAACCTTTCTaagatttatataataaaaaacaaggttttatatttttctttggtCAAGACAAGTCTTATatactttaatttaaaaaaacacatgTTATATTTTAAGGAAAAAATATAAAGTAATAGACACGCTAACGGTATTAAAACACGTTTTGACCAACTTGACACCTGACACCTTTAAAAGATATAAATACATtgtattcttgtgtattttttttattacaataaagCACAATATTCTAACTCTCTCAGAGGCAAAAAAACAAAACGACAAACCAAACCCCTAACTCTACTAGATTATCTTCTAATCCGATCTATTCCAGGTTCGTTCTTTCATTCTATCTTTTAGTGAAAATTTGTAAATCTATTCGTTCTTTAGTTTTGATCGGTTTTGTATCTAATATAGTTGACGTATAGTGACCAACTATGAAGCACAAGACTCTTACACTGAGACACGACACATACACCTTGATATTTATTTATCCGTCTATTATTAAAAGAGTTACAAATATTCTAATCAAAATTAACGTGTTCAATTCTTGATGGATAACATAGCTCAATACATATTTACCCCTTTTATATGTGTAGATTTATTCAAAACCTACATAAGGTGTGTTGAAgcgaagaaaaataacaaaaaattttaaaacacTTATCCGAATTGTACGGCAAGTGTTGTATGAGTGTTATATGGGTGTCGGATACTGATTCAAAGCGTGTTGAAGcagagaaaaagataatttttttgGTGACACTTGTCTGACTTTTCCGACATTTGTTTGACTTTTTTGACACGTGTCGTACGAgtgtcatacaagtgtcggaCACTGACACGTGCCGGACACCGCGACACACCTATTCTtagaggtgtccgtgcttcataggtgGTAGGTGGCTATTAATTTGTGATTTACTGCTGGATTTTCAACATTATGAGGGACTGATACGTTgatattcttttaaattttttgtattaAGGTGAGAAATGGGGTTTTAATTTGTAGCAGGGTTGTAGGAAAATTAATTTGTGAAAGGAGAAATATTTTTTATGGATCTCTGGTTTTTATATAGAAAACTTGCTTTTAGAGGAAAGTTTAGTTAGGTTGCTATTAATTTGTGATTTAGTTGTGGATTTTCTACATTATCAAGTGTGGACCTGAAATGAAAACTTTTCTTTTTGTAAATTACCAAGGCTGCAGTTATGCTGTGACCCTTGATATTGTGGATATATGTAGAAGAATGTGGTTGATGCGGCTGCTATGCATGCAACTGCAATGCGTTTGCAAAGGCCTCCCAAACATTCATATTGCGGCCGGCATCGTGGTTGTGGAGTGTAATGTCAAAACTATGGCTGAAACATATTGCATAGTGTGTTGCAGCTCAAGTTTAGAAGGATAactagagtgtgtttggatgaggtaattagaaattttaagggaatttaaaattcaaagcaattcaaatgatttaattgaaatccattcattttaaattattttgtttggatgaagtattaaggtaattcattgttagattttttgggtcattttttataaaatataaaatttttggaccaaattaaaaaattgaaaagtagggaccaaattgcaatttttaaaaatttgaaggaccaaattgtaaaatttaaaaattatcaaagaccaatttgcaattttttaaaaaattttggggtcaattttataattttggaaaatatgaggaccaatttgtaaaatttgaagaaataattataacaaatacattctatggaacatgagaggaatttcaaattctttggtttttggtgtcatttcaaaatgattaaatttaacttagatgaaatactccataaatttccatcattttaacaattcttcatttttgtatccaaacaatggattttggtcaaatcattttaaattccctcaaaacattactttccctcattaaaatactccatccaaacacactaaTGTTTATCATAGTAATGAAGTAATTAATATATGGAGAGTTTTTTCTGcttccattgattttcattaatacCGACTGCTTTGTGTGATAGATAATTGAATTTGTATGGTATTTATTTAGCAATGTTGTAATTACTTTCTTATCTTTCTCTTTGCAGTTAAGCATCTAAATGAGTCTTCCACAGGATCCACCCAGATCATTTTTCCCCTTTGGAAATCCTTTCCGGATGATATCACCTAAAGGCACTACGTTATCTCCGCAACTGCTGACAGTGTTACGTGCTTTTGAAAAAACTCTGGAAGAGAGGCTGAAAAAGCTTATTCCTAAAAGCAAGGATGAAGTCGTCAGCTTGTCTTGGATGACTTCGGCTATGCAAGCACTTTGTGAAAGTCACAATGATATTAAAACCCTCATGACAGACCTTGAGCTTCCCGTGACTCATTGGGATGAGAAATGGATAGATGTGTACTTGGACATTAGTGTGAAGTTGCTGGATATATGCAATGCATTTAGCTCGGAGTTATCGCGTCTAAACCAGGGCCAACTTTTACTTCAGTGCACATTGTACCATTTAGGCTCTTCCTCGTCCGATCAACTTTTTCGGGCATGCTCTTCACTTGATGGTTGGAGGCAGCATATGAGTTTTAAAAATCCTAGAATCGAAAAATGTGGCAGCATTTTGGATAATCTGGTTGAGTCATCTGATATGCCAAAGGTTAAAAAGTCAGCAAAAGGTAAGGTTTTGATGGAAGCTATATATGGAGTAAAGGCGCTGACGGTATTTGTGTGCAGTGTGTTTGCTACTGCTTTTTCAGGCTCTACAAAGAACTTGATGGATATGGATGTGGCCGATATTTACTCCTGGGCTCCAGCTTTTATAGGTCTGCAAAATCTTGTTAATGAGGAGATTAGAGTTAGATTTTCAAGTGGGAGATTTACTGTATTGAATGAGCTGGAAGCAGTTGATTTGTCTGTGAGGGAATTATACCCTAATATCCAAGGTCTTGTACATACAATTGAGAAAGAATCACATGCAAAAACCGTTGAGAAATTAGGCAGAGCAACGGAGAATTTCTCTCAAGGACTAGATCTTCTTGCAAAGGAAGTGGATGGCTTTTTTCAAGTGGTTTTGTCTGGCCGTGAAGCCTTGCTAGCTAATCTGAGGTCGGTTATATTCGGCAATGACCATATCCTGGGAGGTAAAAGTGATGCACAAGTGGCCAATTGAATGTGTTGCAGCCAACCTCTGGTATATACTTAGAAATCTAGGTACTGGGTTTTATCTTTTGTGATTGATAATGTTACTTATATTGAATCTTTAGACCGCTGAAATTTGTAGTCGTAAAATTATGTGTATCAACTACAAAAATATATGTATAAAGTTTATGGTCAAAGAGGTTAGTCAcctttgaataataataattttgtgaTCGTAAGAGTTAAATTTTAGCAACTTTGttacagttatatatatatatatatatatatatatatatgtgtgtgtgtgtgagactAATGTGTCATTGTATATTTTTATCTTATAAAATAAAGAACTTGTAACAAATAAACTTAAGAATTATAGCATTAGACAATACAATATCACCACCACCAActtagttttttttcttataacTAAATTACATTAATCTCAATaaccaattaaatattttttcatacaGAATGGCCTGATTAGTATTAGTATATAATTTTAATCATGTAAAAAAATTTAGTTATTACAACAATTAACCGATGAGAGTATTTTACTCATTCTATGGAATTCTCACACACCATGTGTATTGTCAAATTTACCCTTATGTTTCTCGAGGTGTATTTTTCGGAAGCACTTTTTTTTGATTTTACGCTGATTTatttcgtagatacatctacgaaaccGTTTTTAACTGAATTATTTGGGAGTTTTCCCGATTTAAAATACTTTGGTAAATGCATATTTGGAAAAACTCaaattttagaagaaaaaaatgtgCTTTAGGAGGTGTATCTACGAAAACAGGAACATAAATGTAATTGCGACAGATACCTAAAAGTATTATGGAAAGTACTATTAAGAATCTATTAGATTTTTGTGAatgtattattaattaaaaaaaatatatatagcttttcttatataattttttattcaaataaccatgcttttcaaaaatatttctcAAATAACCAACTTTTCcaactaatttttaaaataacccatttttaaaaaaaaaaaattggaacgtAGAAATATTTCCAAATACATTGAGGACTTCTTTTAATAGAGAAGAATTGCCTCAATTTGAATTTGCACATCCTATAGACTTAACCAATCCAATTGACGACCATGTTTAAAGAACAAGATGGGTCACCAATTCATCTGGCACCTTAAtgcattttttaaatttaaatatgattaCATACGATAATATTTTTAACACTAATGAGGACGAGCAAGTTGGTCATACTGGCCACCGGTTCCACACCCCTACCTACCCTAACTTGTTACGATCGCGGTTGATTCACCTTAGGTGTTTGAGGATTCGAGGTCCCAAGAACATCATCATCACTAGATTCCCTAATATGCTCTTGCATTTTTAAGTAGTCTTGTGTATGCATTGACACACAACCGTAACTGAGTTCGTGACCCATGCCGATTTTGTTGGGTTGTATTAATGAGGTTATTGGTGTGTGGCATGATCGATTGAATGGAGACAATGGTGTGAATGATTCATTGGAGAAAAGAAGAGatagttgttgttgtttttggtaACCCCATGTTTGTTACATGTTTTGGTGTTGTGATGTTTGGACATTTTGGGTATGGTAGGAGGAAGTGTTGGTGTTATATGTTCCTTACGTGTTTTGGCTATGGTAGGATGATGTGTTGGAGGCATATGGATGTTGGGTGTTTTGATAATAAGCATGTTGGAAGTGGTGGTATGGAGTATGCTTTTGGTTTTGTGGTTGGGTGTCTGACATGTATTGGTTGTGGGTTTAAGTGTTTGTGGGTCGATAATTTTTTTGGGCATGGAGTGGCGAGTAAGTGGTCTGGTAATTTTGTTGTGGTAGGGGGTTTAGACGTTGAAGCTTCTTGCGTGTAAGTGGTTTGGCGTGGGTCGTATAAATACCTATCTTCGGAGAAAAACCCAATTGTAATCAACCTGTACCAATACATATAATTATTAGTTGGTTTTGATTTAGTTGGCATCACAGCGTCAGTTAAGACTCGTTGTTGACAGGAAATAGAGACGCCAATCTAGACCAACCATGTGCTTGGAGCTAAATGACGCATCCATAAAATGTAGATGTGTCTTTATTTGCGTCTTTACACCAAGAGCTATATAGACAGGACAAACTAGTCATACCCCAACTATATGTTCCTATTTTATCTATATTTTATAATGAGGGTAAATGCAAACCAGAACCTTTATCTTCAAGAAATGTTAATGAACCAATTAATAGCATAATATAAAATctagttttaattatttacatttcttttatataattttcaTTTAATGTTAAATCGCGTAAGTAAAATACCTTGGTCTCTTGAATTATTATCTAACACGTCAACATCCAAAATTTCCTCGAATATTGAATTTTTGCGAGGTTGGTTTTTTCATTGACTATCTTATCCTCAATAGGTAGACCTAGTATGTACATTCACCGTTTGGAAAGAAGAAAGTGTGTGTTTCAGGTCTCCACCTTTCTTCTAAAGCGAATATAAGCTTAGCATCACGAAGTAGGACGATATTTTGCTAACATGACCAAAATTGGTGAGCTCTAAGTAAGGTTGAATAAACAAATTAGAGGTGACATATTCATGGACACGGGTACGAAATTTAGATGGatcctaaaaaaaaaagaaaaataagttttttcataAAAATGAAGGGTTAGAAAAAATGTAGTTGTAATTGAAGCGAAATAAACATTTACTTAAGTGAGAAAATATGAGAGTAGTATTTGTTGGTGGTGAAAATATGAGAGAATGTGAGTATTTTCTTGTGATGAAAATAAACTGAGTTGAGGTTTTATTTATACTGAAAGGAGTGATGAAATGTTGGTAAGGAAGTTGCTGAGAAGTTGTACGTGATTAATGACTGGAGACGCTGCAAGTTTCCTATACTTTGCTGGTTGCACAGGGTGTATGTTTTATAGGCTTTACAGGATTCAGATGCATGTCGGTTTTGCAGGATTTGCAGGTTGCACAGGATTCACACGTGGTCAACACCAGTGCTAGTTGGACTGGCGACGCCTATGAAAATTAGTCAGCAATCACCAATTGAACTGACGAGTCTTATGAAAGGTGATTGGAAACGCCAATTTTTTCTACCCTATTAAATATCTCCTAAACCAAGTTGAGGTCAATCTAAACCAATTTTAGAACAATCTCAGACCAAAATactcaagctatgtcttatgctttcaaattattaaaattaaagttagtttttaaatacaacttaattttcagattataagTTTTTATGTCAATTTAAATTAGTGTATTTTTAGTGAAAGGTTaatgaaacaaacaatctacatagcATATATTAAACTATACTTCATCTACCGTCAACATGTATAAGAATTTAAAGAACAAAATATTGGTAAGTCATAAAAAGCCTCTATCTTGTGACTTAGCAATGTCTTATTCTTATTTTGAGAATATTtgtcaacaacaacataacaaatATATGCAATAACATAAAACAACATACATTTTAGAAACAAAACACTAACAACATACAACATCACAAGATATATTAAATTGTTTCAAGAACACacattttattgaaaatgatCGTGAAACTGGAACAAATTATGAAGTTCATCTAGTTTGTGAAGctatgaaaaagaaatataaggTGAATGAAGTTTCCACAATAACTTCATacttcttatatttttttcatagcTACCCAAAGCGTATGTTCGATAGCCACACATGCGCTTTGTTAAGTCGGTGAAGACGAATATGAAAAATCATGTCAACAAACAGTTATCtatatttatcaacaacaacatataacaacaacaaagttaATGACGATGAATAAGAGAAAAAATCTTATGAAAACCATGTGAAACCTGACAACAACATAAACGAAAATGAGAGAATAATGAAGAAGAAAAATACCTTCATATATGAGGAACAAGATTGACGGTTATTCTGTAGAATAGGAAAActaaagatgaagaagaagagaaaaaatgggtTCTAGGATTTGGCTGTCAAGGATACAACGATACTGTCAAGAAGCGAGAGTTTACTCGCTTATATATAGGTAAAATTTTTCACAACGGTTTTCATTACCAACTGTAATGAtatcccttttatttattttttaaaaatctaaataaaaaagAAACGGCGCGTCTTAATGTTAAAGGAATAAAAATTTTAGGACGTTGAGGTTCGAACTCATGAAAGCTTGATTTTATCACCACGATGAGCATCACAACTGTTATTATATCCtaacaatttttaatttaaaaattgaaacaAATATATGTTAGAGTCTGGGCATTGTTGTTTGCGCATTTTGTAGTAGTGTATAGGGTGCAAGCAGTCTCATCCTATAAATAAGGAGGTACCCTCATTGTAAAAATATAGTACTTCACCGAAAActctattatatataaatttttttattgcatAAAAAATGCATTTTGAATCCTCcccttcatttttctctccttccttctccatcctctctatctctctcttaatttcattctctctcttgattatattttattttttaatgatgagtgagagtaagattaagagagagatagagaggaaggAGAGGGGGGAGAGAAAAATGAATGAGAGGATCCAAGtcttaaaaaatgtatataatactattatattgtttttacataaaaatataatagtcttatattttactttatttaaaaaacacACGGTGAACGCGCCAACGTAATAAAACACGTTTTATG includes these proteins:
- the LOC131627802 gene encoding protein BPS1, chloroplastic-like, with product MSLPQDPPRSFFPFGNPFRMISPKGTTLSPQLLTVLRAFEKTLEERLKKLIPKSKDEVVSLSWMTSAMQALCESHNDIKTLMTDLELPVTHWDEKWIDVYLDISVKLLDICNAFSSELSRLNQGQLLLQCTLYHLGSSSSDQLFRACSSLDGWRQHMSFKNPRIEKCGSILDNLVESSDMPKVKKSAKGKVLMEAIYGVKALTVFVCSVFATAFSGSTKNLMDMDVADIYSWAPAFIGLQNLVNEEIRVRFSSGRFTVLNELEAVDLSVRELYPNIQGLVHTIEKESHAKTVEKLGRATENFSQGLDLLAKEVDGFFQVVLSGREALLANLRSVIFGNDHILGGKSDAQVAN